A genomic region of Ammospiza nelsoni isolate bAmmNel1 chromosome 3, bAmmNel1.pri, whole genome shotgun sequence contains the following coding sequences:
- the SLC66A3 gene encoding solute carrier family 66 member 3 produces MAPGLLDLVHLTTWAVCAVIKLPQLVAVLRAGSAWGLSVSSLLLELAGLLVFLRYHIYYGYPLETYLEFPVVIAQDVILLSCIMHFSGKVRRACFYALVYWVGWYMITLQKWIIDLAMNLCTLVSAASRLVQLQHLWETKDARQASALTWGMSVYASAARIITTLMTTNDYAVLIRFIVMLILNIWVTATILHYRKIKKTD; encoded by the exons ATGGCACCGGGGCTGCTGGACCTGGTGCACTTGACAACCTGGGCCGTGTGTGCCGTGATCAAGCTGCCGCAGCTGGTGGCGGTGCTGAGGGCCGGCTCGGCGTGGGGACTAAGCGtgagcagcctgctcctggagctggccGG CCTCCTTGTGTTTCTGAGGTACCACATCTATTATGGTTACCCCCTGGAGACATACCTGGAGTTTCCTGTCGTCATTGCACAAG ATGTCATTCTCCTTAGCTGTATTATGCATTTCAGTGGAAAAGTGAGACGAGCTTGTTTCTATGCACTCGT ATATTGGGTGGGCTGGTATATGATAACACTGCAGAAGTGGATAATAGACCTGGCCATG AATCTGTGCACACTCGTCAGTGCAGCCAGTAGGCTGGttcagctgcagcatctctgggagACCAAAGATGCCAGACAAGCGAGCGCCCTGACCTGGGGCATGTCTGTGTACGCCTCTGCAG CAAGAATTATTACAACTCTAATGACTACAAATGATTATGCAG ttCTCATCCGTTTCATAGTCATGCTCATTCTCAATATTTGGGTCACAGCCACAATCCTGCACTACAGGAAGATTAAAAAGACTGATTAG